The genomic interval CGTCATCATCCCTACGCTCAACGAAGAACGGACGATCATGGCCACCCTGGCACAGACCGCAGCCCTCGGCTTCGATGAGCTGATCGTGGCGGATGGTGGCAGCCATGACCAGACTCCCCTACTCGTTGAGTCCTATCGGCTCAGGACTCAGCACTCAGTGCTCAGTCCCGTTCGACTGCTGCCTGCTCCACGCGGGCGGGCCCGCCAGATGAACGAAGGCGCAAAGGCCAGCCGAGGGGAAATCTTATTATTTCTCCACGCCGACACGCAGCTTCCAGACGACGCAAAGACTGTGATCGAGACGGCGATGGCCGGGCAGGATCTGGTGGGAGGACGGTTCGATGTCCGATTCGATCGCCCATCGAGGTGGGGCTCCATCATCAGCAGCATGATGAACTGGCGCTCGAGAATAAGCGGCATCGCCACCGGCGACCAGGCCCTCTTCGTCCGTCGTCCCATCTTCGAACAAATGGGAGGCTTCGCCGATGTGCCGTTGATGGAGGACATCGATTTCTCCCGCAGACTCAAACGAAGGGGCGTGACTGCAGCCCTGACCGCAACCGTGACCACCTCCTTCCGCCGCTGGGAGCAGCAGGGGCCATTGCCGACAATCCTCTTGATGTGGGCACTGCGATTCCTCTATTGGATCGGGGTATCGCCGCATCGTCTCGCACACCTCTATGCGACGGTGCGCGAGACGGCGCGGGGCGAGGGGCACGAGGCCATGGACCAAAGGAACAGATGAAACACGAATCAGAAAATAAAAAGAGCGCTCATTCCCCCTCTCGCCCATCGCCCCTCGCCTCACACCAGGCGCGCATCGAATGCGCGCTGGTGATCTTTGCCAAAGCTCCGATCCCAGGCGAGGTCAAGACCAGGCTCTGCCCGCCACTGACCCCTGACGAGGCCGCCACCCTGCACGGCAGCTTTGTCCTCGACATGCTGGAACGATCCAAACTCGCGGTCGCCAAACTGCAGCTCCCGTTCCATCGCTACCTGGCCTGCGCGCCATCCTCCGAACTCGTGTTCTTCAAAATCATGGAAGAACGGCAGAGCGTCCACCTGCTCGATCAAGTAGGAGAGGATCTCGGCCAGCGGATGCACCGCACCTCAGTCGATCTCTTCGCGAAAGGCTACAAGCAAGTGATCATTGTGGGAACCGATGTCCCGACATTGCCGCTCTCGGTGTATCAAGAGGCCTTTACGATGCTCGGCCGCTCGGACCTGGTCTTAGGGCCGGCTCTCGATGGAGGGTACTACTTGATCGGCATCAAACAGCCAGTAGAAAAACTCTTTACCGGAGTGCCCTGGTCCACCGATCAAGTTCTTGCCGTCACACAGCAAAAAGCCAAGGGGCTGGGCTTATCCGTCGGACTCACCACCGCCTGGCGCGACGTGGATACCATCGCAGACTTGCAATCGCTCACCACAGAATGCCAAGAAGACAATAAGAAACCCAAACAAGACCGGACCTTTTCCATGCGAACAGCCGGCACCTTGCAGCTGCTCGCGACCAGACTCAAGACTCGATAAGATCAGCAATCGGTCACACCGCATAAGGGATCACTGATGACAGAGAAAGTGGCGCTCATCACAGGCGGGGCCAAAGGCATTGGACGGGGGATCGCGCTCGACCTCGCGGCACAACAATGGTCAGTTGCCATCTGCTACCGCACAAGCGACGCAGAGGCCAGAGCCACAGCCGAGGCCATCACCAGCCTTGGGGGCCGTGTGCTCTCGATTCGTTGTGACGTGTCGGACGCCCAGGCGGCCAAAGGGCTCGTGACTCACGTCGAACAGCAATGGGGACGGATCGACGCGCTGATCAACGGCGCAGGGCCCTACCATCGCGTGAACCTATTCGACGAAACCGTCGAAGGCTGGAACGAGATGTTCGACGGCAACCTCCATCCGATCTTCTATCTGGCGCAAGCCGTCGCACCAGGCATGAAGACCAGAAAATCAGGGCACATCATCAATTTCAGCATGGCCAATGCCGACCAGATGATTTCACAGCCGGACGTCACGGCCCATTACATCGCCAAGGCTGGAGTCTTGATTCTAACCCGCACGCTGGCCAAATTGCTGGCGCCACATGGCATTACCGTCAATGCGATTTCCCCAGGCTTCATCGATTCAGGCAGTGCGCCGCCGGAAGAACTCGCAGGCATGACCAAACGAATCCCCGCCGGCTATATTGGGACGATTGATGACACCGTCGGGGCGGTACGGTACCTCCTGAGTGACGAAGCCCGCTACGTAAATGGAGCCAACATTCAAATCAGTGGAGCATGGGGGATATGACGGGTAGCCTGAGTGCCCTTCTTGCTCGCAGAACAGCGGAGGGGATGGAGCCTGTTGATCTTCTGTGCTAGCGCATCGCGCGGCCTCAGAAGGCAATCGTTGGACGCGCGCAGTGGAAGATCAATCAGCCCCCATCCCTTGGGAGATAACGAGCAAGCTTTGAGGGAGCATGTATACCGTCCGATGCGCGCAATCAAAGGGCACTTCAGGCCACCCTCAGTGAGGAATAAGGAGGAATGAGGAAACTATGAAAACAGAACAGGAACGAACAGCACACAGTCGGTTTCTCCA from Nitrospirota bacterium carries:
- a CDS encoding TIGR04283 family arsenosugar biosynthesis glycosyltransferase translates to MTISVIIPTLNEERTIMATLAQTAALGFDELIVADGGSHDQTPLLVESYRLRTQHSVLSPVRLLPAPRGRARQMNEGAKASRGEILLFLHADTQLPDDAKTVIETAMAGQDLVGGRFDVRFDRPSRWGSIISSMMNWRSRISGIATGDQALFVRRPIFEQMGGFADVPLMEDIDFSRRLKRRGVTAALTATVTTSFRRWEQQGPLPTILLMWALRFLYWIGVSPHRLAHLYATVRETARGEGHEAMDQRNR
- a CDS encoding TIGR04282 family arsenosugar biosynthesis glycosyltransferase, which encodes MKHESENKKSAHSPSRPSPLASHQARIECALVIFAKAPIPGEVKTRLCPPLTPDEAATLHGSFVLDMLERSKLAVAKLQLPFHRYLACAPSSELVFFKIMEERQSVHLLDQVGEDLGQRMHRTSVDLFAKGYKQVIIVGTDVPTLPLSVYQEAFTMLGRSDLVLGPALDGGYYLIGIKQPVEKLFTGVPWSTDQVLAVTQQKAKGLGLSVGLTTAWRDVDTIADLQSLTTECQEDNKKPKQDRTFSMRTAGTLQLLATRLKTR
- a CDS encoding SDR family oxidoreductase, coding for MTEKVALITGGAKGIGRGIALDLAAQQWSVAICYRTSDAEARATAEAITSLGGRVLSIRCDVSDAQAAKGLVTHVEQQWGRIDALINGAGPYHRVNLFDETVEGWNEMFDGNLHPIFYLAQAVAPGMKTRKSGHIINFSMANADQMISQPDVTAHYIAKAGVLILTRTLAKLLAPHGITVNAISPGFIDSGSAPPEELAGMTKRIPAGYIGTIDDTVGAVRYLLSDEARYVNGANIQISGAWGI